A window of Patagioenas fasciata isolate bPatFas1 chromosome 5, bPatFas1.hap1, whole genome shotgun sequence contains these coding sequences:
- the LOC136102124 gene encoding prolactin-releasing peptide receptor-like, whose amino-acid sequence MAHSRLPNGSWQNGSAPLFTGLDLLLELKPLFIPLYATLVAVACTGNLFLILLIALTKKLHCTTNFLIGNLAAADFIMCLACVPLTVSYAFEVRGWLFGMFMCYFVSLLQATTVFVSVLSLTAIAVDRYVVVAYPIRRRISRRSCVCLVACIWLLSITASVPTSLHTHYLDLNTIGHDVIICEEFWKHEESERLLYSCLMLLLSYMLPLLAVSVSFCAITYHLRRRNIPGAAYPCQDKWTKTKQKTFRVLTVSVVCFAICWLPLQVVNFIRDIDEEFTILDKRYVNVIQVSCHLMAMSSACYNPFIYASLHDKFWFHLSSYFHRKKKSSSVMSCKASRFNTCSTLADAPTAVSEKIALQGRFS is encoded by the coding sequence ATGGCGCACAGCCGGCTGCCCAACGGCTCCTGGCAGAACGGCTCAGCGCCGCTCTTCACCGGCCTGGACCTCCTCCTGGAGCTGAAGCCGCTCTTCATCCCGCTCTACGCCACGCTGGTGGCGGTGGCGTGCACCGGGAacctcttcctcatcctcctcatcgcGCTCACCAAGAAGCTGCACTGCACCACCAATTTCCTGATCGGGAACCTGGCGGCGGCCGACTTCATCATGTGCCTGGCCTGCGTCCCCCTCACCGTGTCCTATGCCTTCGAGGTGCGGGGCTGGCTCTTCGGGATGTTCATGTGCTACTTCGTCTCCTTGCTGCAGGCCACCACCGTCTTTGTGTCGGTGCTGTCCCTCACCGCCATCGCCGTCGACCGCTACGTGGTGGTGGCGTACCCCATCCGCAGGAGGATAAGCCGCAGGTCCTGCGTCTGCCTCGTGGCCTGCATTTGGCTGCTCTCCATCACGGCCTCGGTTCCCACCTCGCTGCACACCCACTACTTGGATCTCAACACCATCGGCCACGACGTGATCATCTGCGAGGAGTTTTGGAAGCACGAGGAGAGCGAGCGGCTGCTGTACTCGTGTTTGATGCTCCTCTTGTCCTACATGCTCCCGCTTTTGGCGGTATCCGTCTCCTTCTGTGCCATCACCTACCACTTGCGGAGGAGGAACATCCCGGGGGCTGCCTATCCCTGCCAGGACAAATGGACCAAAACGAAGCAGAAGACGTTCCGGGTGCTCACGGTCTCGGTGGTGTGCTTTGCCATCTGCTGGCTGCCCCTCCAGGTCGTGAACTTCATCCGAGACATCGACGAGGAGTTCACCATCCTGGACAAGAGGTACGTCAACGTCATCCAGGTCTCGTGTCACCTGATGGCCATGAGCTCCGCCTGCTACAACCCTTTCATCTACGCCTCTCTCCACGACAAGTTCTGGTTCCACCTCAGCAGCTACTTCCACCGCAAGAAGAAGAGCTCCAGCGTCATGTCCTGCAAGGCTTCCCGCTTCAACACCTGCTCCACCCTGGCAGACGCTCCCACCGCGGTCTCGGAAAAGATCGCTTTGCAGGGTAGATTCTCTTAG